A single window of Scylla paramamosain isolate STU-SP2022 chromosome 41, ASM3559412v1, whole genome shotgun sequence DNA harbors:
- the LOC135092997 gene encoding ralBP1-associated Eps domain-containing protein 2-like, producing MVDGGYRMMESEDGEGGDERMSDPSGRMVSHSTSVSSPASDSPTPTNSVHEKTWNQTHTHWHGLINDEHRQLLGTEEDSSEGRSSGEEEYNVWSITEEQRHYYTEQFRSMQPDLTALLSGSVAKEFFEKSKLPVNELSKIWQLSDVTRDGSLSLQEFFTAMHLVVLRRNNIELPETLPPSLYPELLRKSSSSGVEGGNSGASGNSSVGPGGTAVTEGEAGGTKATPDPLSPSRNKEWTKFVDSPTSTLSSPGLKPVNFDFQKSVLEQDPKILHPKAVRLTPESKRLEVADVEGPASFSPESAITSDLTSSAPAPASGDLQPTSGAAPTGPATSQGSPKKTQEGQDIKPIQRPLPRKPTGSTTGVLPPPPQSAVTTPPDDAGMFGPISLPSLPSGPLPAGTKKEAPPPPPPRPARTHTRSSSLDLNKFSRSSFLGAPPAVPPRASPGATSPKKLIYQRSDGDIGVEGGGGSQGGDAIFPLDTRPPMERARTSAFEVYRKPHQEFGSAFERVSGQRGGDEEERSRHLSTGARPKDKRELQASIRSTTEKNTILTRLNSELNQELAEVMEERIALEMQLEQMKPFSS from the exons ATGGTTGATGGTGGCTACCGGATGATGGAGAGtgaagatggggagggaggggatgagcGGATGAGTGACCCCTCAGGCAGGATGGTGTCCCACTCCACCTCTGTGTCCTCACCCGCCTCCgactcacccacacccaccaacaGCGTGCATGAGAAGACCTggaaccagacacacacacattggcatGGCTTGA TCAACGATGAGCACCGCCAACTGCTGGGGACAGAGGAGGACTCGTCAGAGGGGCGGTCGTCcggggaggaggagtacaatGTGTGGAGCATCACAGAGGAACAGCGCCACTACTACACAGAACAGTTTCGCTCTATGCAGCCGGACCTCACCGCCCTCCTGTCCGGCAGCGTAGCCAAGGAGTTCTTCGAGAAGTCTAAGCTGCCAGTCAATGAGCTCAGTAAGATCTG GCAACTCTCGGATGTGACAAGAGACGGCTCTCTGTCCCTGCAGGAGTTCTTCACTGCCATGCATCTTGTGGTGCTGCGACGGAACAACATTGAGCTGCCTGAGACACTGCCGCCCTCACTCTACCCTGAGctgctg AGGaaaagtagcagcagtggtgtggagGGCGGCAACTCTGGTGCCTCCGGGAACTCCTCAGTGGGGCCAGGCGGGACGGCAGTGacggagggggaggcagggggcaCCAAGGCAACCCCcgaccccctctccccctccaggAACAAAGAG TGGACTAAGTTTGTGGACTCCCCAACAAGCACACTCTCCTCTCCAGGACTGAAGCCTGTTAACTTTGACTTCCAGAAATCAGTGCtggaacag GATCCCAAAATCCTTCACCCCAAGGCTGTCAGACTCACACCAGAGTCCAAAAGGCTGGAGGTGGCAGATGTGGAGGGCCCAGCGTCCTTTAGCCCTGAGTCAGCCATCACCTCTGACCTCACCTCCAGCGCCCCAGCTCCTGCCTCGGGAGACCTGCAGCCTACCTCTGGTGCTGCCCCGACAGGTCCTGCGACATCCCAGGGGAGCCCCAAGAAGACACAGGAGGGACAGGACATCAAGCCCATACAGAGACCATTGCCCAGAAAACCCACTG gTTCTACAACAGGAGTGCTGCCACCTCCCCCACAGTCTGCTGTCACCACCCCTCCTGATGATGCTGG GATGTTTGGCCCCATCAGCTTGCCCAGCCTTCCCTCAGGACCCCTACCAGCTGGCACCAAGAAGGaggccccaccaccacccccgcctCGCCCTGCCCGCACCCACacccgctcctcctccctcgaccTCAATAAATTTA GTCGGAGTAGTTTCCTTGGTGCCCCTCCTGCTGTGCCTCCCCGGGCCTCTCCTGGAGCA ACATCACCCAAGAAGCTCATCTACCAGAGGAGTGACGGAGACATCGGGGTGGAGGGGGGTGGAGGCAGCCAGGGTGGGGATGCCATCTTCCCCCTTGACACCAGGCCACCCATGGAGCGAGCAAGAACATCAGCCTTTGAGGTGTACCGGAAGCCACACCAAG AATTTGGTTCAGCTTTTGAGCGAGTGAGTGGCCAGAGGggtggggatgaggaggagaggtccCGGCACTTGTCCACTGGAGCGAG ACCCAAGGACAAGCGTGAGCTCCAAGCCTCCATCAGGAGCACCACAGAGAAGAACACGATCCTCACCAGGTTAAATTCTGAATTGAACCAGGAGCTGGCTGAA